In Syntrophomonas wolfei subsp. wolfei str. Goettingen G311, a single window of DNA contains:
- the groL gene encoding chaperonin GroEL (60 kDa chaperone family; promotes refolding of misfolded polypeptides especially under stressful conditions; forms two stacked rings of heptamers to form a barrel-shaped 14mer; ends can be capped by GroES; misfolded proteins enter the barrel where they are refolded when GroES binds), which translates to MLSKEIKFGEEARRALERGVDTLANAVKVTLGPKGRNVVLDRKFGSPTITNDGVTIARDIDLKDPWENLGCQLVKEVAIKTNDVAGDGTTTATLLAQAMIKEGLKNVAAGANPMIMRRGIDQAVKAVVDEIKTLSKPVESRDSIAQVAAISADDPEIGQLIADAMEKVGRDGVITVEESQSVGTSLEVVEGMNFDRGYISPYMITNTEKMEAVLEDPYILISDKKISSIGEVLPVLEKVVQTGKPMLLIAEEVEGEALATLVVNKLRGTFNCVAVKAPAFGERRKAMLEDIAILTNGQVASEELGVKMENVSLDMLGKARQIVIKKDETIIVDGAGSEQAIRDRSANIKRQLEETESEYDREKLQERLAKLSGGVAVIQVGAATETELKERKHRIEDALAATKAAVEEGIVSGGGVTLINAIKAIEKIEAQGDELTGINLVKKAMEEPLRQIANNAGIEGSVVVEKVKEAETGIGYNALTGVYESMIAAGIIDPAKVTRSAVQNAASISAMVLTTEAVVSELPGEDEMKGMGAGGMGGMGGMGGMM; encoded by the coding sequence ATGTTATCCAAAGAAATAAAGTTTGGTGAAGAAGCAAGAAGGGCATTGGAAAGAGGGGTTGACACCCTGGCCAATGCGGTAAAAGTTACTCTGGGACCTAAAGGAAGAAACGTAGTGCTGGATCGTAAATTTGGTTCACCTACCATTACCAATGATGGTGTTACCATAGCTCGGGATATTGACCTCAAGGATCCGTGGGAAAACCTCGGTTGCCAATTGGTTAAGGAAGTTGCCATAAAGACCAATGATGTAGCTGGTGATGGTACTACTACCGCTACCTTGCTGGCGCAGGCTATGATAAAAGAAGGTCTGAAAAATGTTGCTGCCGGAGCCAATCCCATGATTATGAGAAGGGGTATTGACCAAGCGGTTAAAGCAGTTGTGGATGAAATCAAGACTCTAAGCAAACCGGTTGAATCAAGAGACTCTATCGCCCAGGTAGCGGCTATATCAGCCGATGATCCTGAAATCGGCCAGTTGATAGCGGACGCCATGGAAAAAGTGGGCCGGGATGGAGTAATAACCGTTGAAGAATCACAGTCTGTTGGTACTTCCCTGGAAGTTGTGGAAGGTATGAATTTTGACCGCGGTTATATATCTCCTTATATGATTACTAATACGGAAAAGATGGAAGCTGTTCTGGAAGACCCGTATATTCTAATCAGCGACAAGAAGATTTCCTCTATTGGTGAAGTTCTTCCTGTATTGGAAAAGGTGGTTCAAACCGGGAAACCCATGCTCTTGATTGCGGAGGAAGTAGAAGGGGAAGCCCTGGCCACTCTGGTAGTGAACAAACTACGTGGAACCTTCAACTGCGTAGCGGTAAAAGCTCCGGCTTTTGGGGAAAGAAGGAAGGCCATGCTGGAAGACATAGCCATCCTCACCAATGGGCAGGTGGCCTCCGAAGAGCTGGGCGTAAAAATGGAAAATGTGTCCCTGGATATGCTGGGCAAAGCCCGTCAAATAGTAATTAAGAAGGATGAGACCATTATTGTGGATGGTGCTGGTTCCGAACAAGCCATTCGCGACCGCAGTGCCAATATTAAGAGACAGCTGGAAGAAACCGAGTCGGAATATGACCGGGAGAAATTGCAGGAAAGACTGGCCAAACTATCCGGTGGGGTAGCGGTTATCCAGGTGGGAGCTGCTACTGAAACCGAATTGAAGGAGAGAAAACACCGTATAGAGGACGCTCTGGCCGCCACCAAGGCTGCCGTTGAGGAAGGAATCGTCTCCGGTGGAGGAGTTACCCTGATAAATGCCATCAAGGCCATTGAAAAGATTGAGGCTCAGGGTGATGAATTAACGGGAATAAATCTGGTTAAAAAAGCCATGGAAGAGCCCCTGCGCCAGATTGCCAATAATGCCGGTATTGAGGGCTCAGTGGTAGTGGAGAAGGTTAAGGAAGCGGAAACGGGAATTGGCTATAATGCTCTGACAGGAGTATATGAGAGCATGATCGCTGCCGGCATAATTGACCCGGCCAAGGTAACCCGCTCAGCCGTACAGAACGCGGCCAGTATTTCCGCCATGGTTCTTACTACTGAAGCGGTTGTAAGCGAGCTCCCGGGCGAAGACGAAATGAAAGGCATGGGCGCCGGCGGTATGGGTGGCATGGGCGGAATGGGCGGCATGATGTAG
- the groES gene encoding co-chaperone GroES: MKIQPLGDRLVVKVAEVAAEKTKSGLYVPDTAKEKPQEGEVLAVGPGAFNDKGERMPMDVAVGDKIIFSKYGGTEIKIDGEEYLVMSQRDILAKIN; the protein is encoded by the coding sequence TTGAAGATTCAACCTTTAGGAGATCGTCTGGTGGTAAAAGTAGCTGAAGTGGCTGCAGAAAAAACTAAAAGCGGACTATATGTACCGGACACTGCCAAAGAGAAACCCCAGGAAGGTGAAGTTCTAGCTGTAGGTCCTGGAGCTTTTAATGACAAAGGTGAGAGAATGCCCATGGATGTGGCAGTAGGAGATAAGATCATCTTCTCTAAGTATGGTGGTACAGAAATCAAGATTGATGGAGAAGAATATCTGGTAATGTCGCAAAGAGATATCCTGGCAAAAATAAACTAA
- a CDS encoding MogA/MoaB family molybdenum cofactor biosynthesis protein produces the protein MYRVGILIISDKGSRGEREDRSGQQIQDLLGQGYQLEYYEVIPDEKEEIVKRLIHACDVLSLNLLLTSGGTGFSSRDVTPDATLEVIEKAVPGIPEAMRLYGMQKTPKAMLSRAVAGIRGRSLIINLPGSVKGVRESLEAVLPALDHALDILLGSAAECGQG, from the coding sequence GTGTATCGGGTGGGAATACTAATAATAAGTGACAAAGGTTCCCGGGGGGAAAGAGAGGATCGTAGCGGTCAACAGATCCAAGATCTGCTGGGCCAGGGATACCAGCTTGAATATTATGAAGTGATACCGGATGAGAAAGAAGAAATAGTTAAGCGGCTTATCCATGCTTGTGATGTACTTTCACTCAACCTGTTGCTTACTTCCGGGGGTACCGGATTTTCCAGTCGTGATGTAACCCCCGATGCTACCCTGGAGGTTATTGAAAAGGCGGTTCCGGGGATACCGGAGGCTATGCGTCTATATGGTATGCAAAAAACTCCTAAAGCTATGCTGTCACGAGCTGTTGCCGGTATTCGAGGAAGAAGCTTGATTATCAACCTGCCGGGAAGCGTAAAAGGAGTTAGAGAATCCTTGGAGGCTGTTTTACCAGCTCTGGATCATGCTTTGGATATTTTGCTTGGTTCAGCTGCTGAATGTGGGCAAGGTTAA
- a CDS encoding MOSC domain-containing protein, with protein MKKGKLHSICISPERGQLKTEVEQARLIENYGIENDGHAGEWGRQVTCLNWASVLKANKEHNLQVGPGAFAENLLIEGLELVEVGVGGKLKIGDDAILQVSQIGKEDHPSVVTRTLGVTLLPYEGLFCKVIQGGSIKRDDPVEVL; from the coding sequence ATGAAAAAGGGGAAACTTCATTCAATATGCATAAGTCCGGAAAGGGGCCAGCTCAAAACGGAAGTGGAACAGGCCCGGCTTATTGAAAATTATGGCATAGAAAATGATGGACATGCAGGCGAATGGGGCCGTCAGGTAACCTGTCTTAACTGGGCCAGTGTGTTAAAAGCTAATAAAGAACATAACCTTCAAGTTGGACCGGGAGCCTTTGCTGAGAACCTTCTTATTGAAGGATTGGAATTGGTAGAGGTGGGAGTTGGGGGGAAATTAAAGATTGGGGATGACGCCATCCTGCAGGTTTCCCAGATCGGCAAAGAAGATCATCCCAGTGTGGTTACCCGCACCCTGGGGGTAACATTGCTCCCCTATGAGGGGTTATTCTGTAAGGTTATACAAGGGGGAAGCATAAAAAGAGATGATCCGGTAGAAGTTCTGTAA
- the moaC gene encoding cyclic pyranopterin monophosphate synthase MoaC: protein MNFTHINEQGYARMVDVSSKNDSERIAIAQAIVKMQPETMGKIRDGAIKKGDVLGVAQIAGIMGAKQTSALIPMCHPLNLTSVNLEFAFDEVNASIIIEAEVKTTGKTGVEMEAITAVSVAALTIYDMSKAVDRWMEITDIKLLEKSGGKSGHLVRD, encoded by the coding sequence ATGAACTTTACGCATATTAATGAGCAGGGCTATGCTCGGATGGTAGATGTAAGCAGCAAAAATGACAGCGAGCGTATAGCTATTGCTCAAGCCATTGTCAAGATGCAGCCAGAAACCATGGGAAAAATCAGGGATGGAGCCATTAAAAAAGGCGATGTTTTGGGGGTAGCTCAAATAGCGGGTATTATGGGAGCCAAGCAGACATCAGCCCTTATTCCCATGTGCCACCCCTTGAATCTTACTTCCGTCAATCTCGAATTTGCTTTTGATGAAGTCAATGCCAGTATTATTATTGAGGCTGAGGTTAAAACCACCGGTAAAACCGGGGTGGAAATGGAAGCCATTACGGCGGTATCGGTGGCGGCTTTAACTATCTATGATATGAGCAAAGCAGTAGATCGCTGGATGGAGATTACCGATATCAAGCTTTTAGAGAAAAGCGGGGGAAAGAGCGGTCACCTTGTAAGAGACTAG
- the moaA gene encoding GTP 3',8-cyclase MoaA: MLDKHERNINYMRISLTDRCNLRCRYCMPETGVDNLTHYSILSLEEMARLVRIASELGIQKIRLTGGEPLVRRNVPQLISYIAQIPRIDDIALTTNGTLFAALAEELKTAGLNRINFSLDSLVPEKFKYITRRGDLSKVKEAIFKALELDMHPVKINMVVIRGFNDDEIIDFVELARKYPLHVRFIEFMPVGDLLFWKKDRMMPAQDIKAYIEESYVLTPQKNILGNGPARYYSLEGGEGSLGFISPMSNHFCGECNRIRLTAEGGLRGCLYDKREVNLKTALKNGSSDEEIKELFIWAIKAKPARHHMNNGWGEENKRKMYQIGG, translated from the coding sequence ATGCTGGATAAACACGAAAGAAATATAAACTATATGCGAATTTCCCTTACCGACAGGTGTAATTTGCGTTGCCGCTATTGTATGCCTGAGACCGGTGTCGATAACCTGACCCATTATTCCATTCTAAGCCTGGAGGAAATGGCCAGGTTGGTTCGGATAGCCAGTGAGTTAGGAATACAAAAAATACGGCTGACTGGAGGAGAACCGCTGGTTCGTAGGAACGTACCCCAATTGATTAGTTATATTGCTCAAATTCCTCGTATCGATGATATTGCTTTGACCACCAATGGGACATTATTTGCTGCTTTGGCCGAGGAACTTAAGACAGCGGGTTTAAACCGGATTAACTTTAGCCTGGATAGCTTGGTTCCAGAAAAATTCAAATATATTACGCGCCGGGGAGATTTATCCAAGGTAAAAGAGGCTATTTTCAAAGCCCTGGAACTTGATATGCATCCGGTAAAGATTAACATGGTAGTTATTAGAGGTTTTAATGATGATGAAATTATTGATTTTGTAGAACTGGCTCGAAAATATCCTTTGCATGTACGCTTTATCGAATTTATGCCCGTGGGTGACCTGTTGTTCTGGAAAAAGGATCGGATGATGCCTGCACAGGATATTAAAGCTTATATTGAGGAAAGCTATGTTCTGACTCCGCAAAAGAATATCCTAGGCAATGGACCGGCCAGGTATTACAGCCTGGAAGGCGGAGAAGGGTCACTCGGTTTTATCAGTCCCATGAGCAACCATTTTTGTGGTGAGTGCAATCGCATCCGCTTGACGGCTGAAGGTGGTCTCAGAGGATGCCTTTATGACAAACGGGAGGTTAACTTGAAAACGGCCCTTAAAAATGGTTCCAGCGATGAAGAGATAAAGGAACTTTTTATTTGGGCCATTAAAGCCAAACCAGCTCGGCATCATATGAATAATGGCTGGGGAGAGGAAAACAAGCGCAAGATGTATCAAATCGGAGGATAA
- a CDS encoding NfeD family protein translates to MSSLQWILIAVVFGAIEIFTVGLWFLWLALSALLVAAAAALKLLPGLEVQLLLFAFFTLLFILFTRPLVLKFFKTNDTASNVKALVGQHGICLSSITPLEYGQVKVNGEVWTAFSPQEIEEDTRIVVAGIDGVKLLVEKAELETSK, encoded by the coding sequence GTGTCTTCTTTGCAGTGGATTTTGATAGCTGTAGTCTTTGGAGCCATTGAAATCTTTACCGTTGGTCTCTGGTTTCTCTGGCTAGCTCTTTCTGCATTGCTGGTGGCAGCCGCTGCTGCCTTGAAACTGCTGCCTGGCTTGGAGGTCCAGCTGCTCTTATTTGCTTTTTTTACTCTTCTCTTCATTCTATTTACCCGGCCTTTAGTGCTGAAATTCTTTAAAACCAATGATACCGCCAGCAATGTCAAGGCTTTGGTAGGCCAACATGGAATATGCCTTAGTAGTATCACCCCTCTGGAATATGGGCAGGTTAAAGTCAATGGTGAAGTGTGGACAGCATTTTCCCCGCAAGAAATTGAGGAAGATACCCGCATTGTGGTTGCTGGAATTGACGGGGTTAAGCTCTTAGTGGAAAAAGCCGAACTGGAAACAAGCAAGTAA
- a CDS encoding SPFH domain-containing protein, translating into MDLVLGLFVNFILVIFVIILAFSSIKIIKQSTVGIVERLGKYHKSAEEGINVIIPFIDRFRAIVDLREQVVDFPPQPVITKDNVTMMIDTVVYYQVTDAFKYTYEIARPILAIENLTATTLRNIVGDLELDETLTSRDLVNTKLRTILDEATDKWGIKVNRVELKNILPPQDIQTAMEKQMRAEREKREAILRAEGQKTAAILEAEGQKQAAILNAEAVREAAIKEAEGMRQAQILRAEGEAQAILNVQKSVADSLVMIKEAGADNKVLAIKSLEALKEIGDGQSTKLIIPSDLAGLGGVFAALKEAVESKD; encoded by the coding sequence ATGGACCTGGTATTAGGATTGTTTGTCAATTTCATACTGGTGATCTTTGTTATTATACTGGCCTTCTCCTCTATCAAGATTATTAAACAGTCTACCGTAGGCATAGTGGAAAGGCTGGGCAAATACCACAAGAGTGCTGAAGAAGGCATCAATGTAATTATTCCCTTTATTGACCGTTTCCGAGCCATAGTAGACCTGCGTGAACAGGTGGTGGATTTCCCGCCCCAACCGGTTATTACCAAGGATAATGTCACCATGATGATTGATACTGTGGTCTATTACCAGGTTACTGATGCCTTCAAATACACTTATGAGATTGCTCGCCCCATCCTGGCTATTGAGAACCTGACCGCCACCACCTTGAGGAATATCGTGGGCGATCTGGAATTGGATGAGACTCTTACCTCCCGTGACCTGGTCAACACCAAACTGCGGACTATACTAGACGAAGCTACGGATAAATGGGGTATTAAGGTCAACCGGGTGGAGTTGAAAAATATTTTACCTCCACAGGATATTCAGACAGCCATGGAAAAGCAGATGCGGGCCGAAAGAGAAAAAAGAGAAGCCATCTTAAGGGCTGAAGGGCAAAAAACCGCTGCCATACTGGAAGCAGAGGGGCAGAAACAAGCGGCGATTCTTAACGCGGAAGCTGTCCGGGAAGCAGCCATCAAGGAAGCAGAAGGAATGAGACAAGCTCAGATATTGCGGGCCGAAGGTGAAGCCCAGGCTATCTTAAATGTACAAAAGTCTGTTGCCGACAGCCTGGTGATGATTAAGGAGGCCGGAGCCGATAACAAGGTGCTGGCTATTAAATCCCTGGAAGCCTTGAAAGAAATCGGTGATGGTCAGTCCACCAAGCTGATTATTCCCAGCGACCTGGCGGGTCTGGGAGGAGTATTTGCTGCCTTGAAAGAAGCAGTGGAGAGTAAGGATTAA
- a CDS encoding 5-formyltetrahydrofolate cyclo-ligase has product MEDRWLIRQSLRKRMLEARNVMTASEAEELSRRIGCRLEELESLRQAKSIMGFASVKNEVDLRPFMEQQRGQGKRIFLPRVESAGKMVAVEFRGWGQTASGPFGIREPLGPAVPAAEIDVVLVPGLVFDTRGYRLGYGKGYYDRFLAGMEERVFLCGVCYEFQIIDDSFPDSLDIPVHWIVTEKSELAVNWKFF; this is encoded by the coding sequence ATGGAAGACAGGTGGCTTATAAGACAATCATTAAGAAAGCGGATGTTAGAGGCCAGAAATGTTATGACAGCATCTGAAGCAGAGGAACTCAGTCGGCGTATAGGCTGTCGCCTGGAAGAGCTGGAATCCCTGCGCCAGGCGAAAAGTATTATGGGCTTTGCCTCAGTAAAAAATGAAGTGGATTTGCGTCCCTTCATGGAGCAGCAGCGAGGTCAAGGTAAAAGGATTTTTCTGCCCCGGGTTGAGAGTGCCGGAAAAATGGTTGCGGTTGAGTTCCGGGGATGGGGACAAACCGCTAGCGGGCCTTTCGGGATTAGAGAACCGCTGGGGCCAGCAGTCCCGGCAGCAGAGATAGATGTGGTCCTGGTACCGGGACTGGTATTTGATACCCGGGGGTATCGCCTGGGTTATGGAAAAGGGTATTATGATCGCTTTCTGGCCGGAATGGAGGAAAGGGTTTTCCTTTGCGGTGTTTGCTACGAATTCCAGATAATTGATGACAGCTTTCCTGATTCCCTGGATATACCGGTACACTGGATAGTGACGGAAAAATCAGAACTGGCAGTTAACTGGAAGTTCTTCTAA
- the lgt gene encoding prolipoprotein diacylglyceryl transferase, with product MGSLYPVLIKIGPVAVYSWGFMLAVAVIVAIVGARALMRKEGWDEDMVLDLVLVMVLAGLLGARLLYVFIYERELFLKPLLIFLPGPNGFAGLVWYGALFGGFLGLVIYVWKKRLPFWKLADIFSPFAALGYAIVRIGCFLAGCCYGKVCTSVTGVVFPLVDYLPRHPTQLYSSGINMLIFLFLIWFYPRKKFPGQVFLLYLLLYSLYRFILEFFRANLVMYGPFSTSQTYSLILFTLAAVLYYLRLRKYHKVKEE from the coding sequence GTGGGAAGCTTGTACCCGGTATTGATAAAAATTGGTCCAGTAGCTGTCTATTCCTGGGGATTTATGCTGGCAGTGGCAGTGATTGTGGCCATAGTTGGAGCCCGGGCCTTGATGAGAAAAGAAGGCTGGGATGAGGATATGGTTCTCGACCTGGTTTTAGTCATGGTTCTTGCTGGATTGTTGGGAGCTCGCCTCTTATATGTTTTTATCTATGAAAGAGAGCTTTTTCTTAAACCGCTGTTAATTTTCCTCCCCGGTCCCAATGGCTTCGCCGGACTGGTATGGTATGGTGCTTTGTTCGGAGGTTTTTTGGGACTAGTGATTTATGTCTGGAAAAAGCGGCTTCCTTTTTGGAAACTGGCAGATATATTTTCTCCTTTTGCCGCCCTGGGTTATGCTATAGTAAGAATCGGCTGTTTCCTGGCCGGTTGCTGTTATGGCAAGGTTTGTACTTCCGTTACCGGAGTGGTTTTCCCTCTGGTGGACTATCTACCCCGTCATCCTACCCAGCTCTACAGCTCCGGGATAAATATGCTTATTTTTCTTTTTCTAATCTGGTTTTACCCTCGTAAAAAGTTTCCCGGGCAGGTTTTTCTCCTTTATCTCTTGCTCTACTCGCTATACCGTTTCATTTTGGAATTTTTCCGGGCCAACCTGGTAATGTACGGTCCTTTTTCCACCAGCCAGACCTATAGCCTGATTCTTTTTACCCTGGCGGCAGTTTTATATTATTTGCGGTTAAGAAAATACCACAAGGTCAAAGAAGAATAA